TTTCACTACTTTCGACATGTATGAAAATGTGGTGCGTGTGAAATATTTATAGGGGGAAATTTGCAGCCGAGCGGAAACAAAGTAACAATTTCTCCGTGTCAACATTAATAGAATACTACAGATAACTAACAGCAAATAAAGTATGAAGATGCCCATAAGCAGACCGCAGACATATGTACAAAGTTTAACAAAATAaatgatatatatataaagaaaaaacaaatccGACTTACTATTGATGGAGGCATGTATTCAGTTCCTTAGCTTGACCACGACATGTCCAAACAACGGACAGTGTTCTGCCTACAGCACATTCCGCATATTTGGACACGTATTGATCACATTCTTTCAGTGCTTTCTGTTTCATCTTACTGCGCAAAGCTGGAGTATAAGGTGAATAAATATCTGCATACTTGTATTTAACTCAAAAAcccaaaataaattatttctgCCCCCAACTCGCTTCTATGATAATGAAGTTGAAACTTATTGAGAATGAACTTTGGAAACAATAGTAACCATAAAAATAAGTGCACACAAGATCTAAACTAGTTGATGTAAGTGACTATATGTTATATACACTAAATATAGTGCAGAACAGAGCAAAAGCAGCACGTTTTCCATAAATCCAAGGAGACAGTTCTTTCCAATCGCATATCCGTCAAtttacccccccccccccccccacacgCACACATAACCAACATTCATGGCACCCCAAAAGCATGAAAACCACAAGTGTTTCTTGAACTTATCAAGAGGGTGTGATAATTGATAATGAtgatacaaaaaataaaacatctacaACAAGTAATTACAACTTCCCCTTTGATATGAATCATGGCAATAAACACTTATCATAAATAGGTTCATTCGTTTATCTCCTCAAAGTATAAGGCACTACATTGCTTCAGCAATTAGAATCGGGCAACGTCAACTCTGGCTCTATCTGTACACCATATTCAAAACCTCTGGCACCAATACTATAGAAACACATACTTGTAAGcgaaaaaacaaattatttatcaaaatcaaaatttgatgcATGATAGGATGAAATCCGCCTCAATTTGATTTGTAGGCGTTCGGTGAAACACATCGCATCGTTTTCCAATCAAgacagattttttttttcactgaACTGCGATTAAAGACTGAAATGAAGGTCAGAAAAATGAACACCACGTGTGAACAAAACAAACCCAGGGCACACTGAGATTgatcaaacaaatcacaaatgaACAAGCAAGGAAGTGCAATTAGCAAGGCATCCATAAATGTACTGTATCTGAGGGGGAAAAAACAGCAATAGGGTTTAAGGGGGGCTTTTGATAAATTATCCTTACTAACATGGAATAGCAGAAGAAGTTACCTTCTTCGACCTTCTTCTTAACGTGATTCTCTCTGGCTTCATCTATGTAGCCCATTTTTACCGATTCAGAACAACAAATTCAACTCCTCCGCAGAATTGGAATGCTACTGTGTTTTCTCGTTTTTTATTCTAAGTTGTTGTATCAAACCCCTACGAAAAAAGCGTTAAATAAATTTCTCACAGATTGTGCAAGAGCATCCACGAtggcaatagcccagccacaaactcctcattCCAAATcattagcactaaaaactcTTCCTGCCATATTATCATGACAAGCAACTGAacaagcaatagcctagccataggctagccacaataaataaaattataaaaataacaatcacacaaaatacggaattcaacttacgacacagatacgggaaaatgcaataattttatttaaataaaaaaaaggtacattaaaaaaattacaaaattaaacaaaaaaaatctaacgccgtgcagtcctccgcgcccacaactcttcaattaaatccttttggagtcgaatatgagcttccacttggcgcatgtcggcatgtgcttggaggcggccgacttcatcgtgaggtaccccactttgtacgttgggggcggccacaccgtggcttggaccggcttcattatcgtcgttggcccaactagtcagttatACAcattcatcttcgacaatcatgttgtgtatgataatacaggcgtacattatatcagcaatgcagtagacatgccacaaacgcgttggacccctaattgccgcccattgagactggagcacaccaaatgcacgctccacgtccttgcgcgccgactcctgtcgttccgcaaagtaggccttcctctcatctgatgcgcacctgatcgtcttcacaaagacgagccacctagggtatatctcatccgccaagtagtagctcatatcatgTTGGTTCCCGT
This DNA window, taken from Salvia splendens isolate huo1 chromosome 18, SspV2, whole genome shotgun sequence, encodes the following:
- the LOC121776079 gene encoding uncharacterized protein DDB_G0275933-like isoform X1 — protein: MGYIDEARENHVKKKVEEALRSKMKQKALKECDQYVSKYAECAVGRTLSVVWTCRGQAKELNTCLHQYTNDSVLEKMKKEYMLQQEGKRSLSL
- the LOC121776079 gene encoding uncharacterized protein DDB_G0275933-like isoform X2, with amino-acid sequence MGYIDEARENHVKKKVEEALRSKMKQKALKECDQYVSKYAECAVGRTLSVVWTCRGQAKELNTCLHQYCILYITAQMILCWKK